From Bacteroidota bacterium:
AAAAAAATGATTGCTCACAATACATTCGGGAAAATTCATCAGTACTATCCATTGGTTTCAAAAGAGGCATATCGCGAAAAGGTATTTGGAAGTATGTTAAGCAATTATTTTAATAATTCAATGGATAACCTTGTTTCTTTTTTTGTGCAAAAAAGAAATATTGACATAAGTGAATTGGACGCTTTAATTAAACAAATAAAAAAGAATAAGAAATGATTTCTTTTCTGACATATCATTT
This genomic window contains:
- a CDS encoding BlaI/MecI/CopY family transcriptional regulator — encoded protein: MKELTKAEEQVMQIVWTIEKGFLKDILDGFPSPKPASTTVSTVIKILENKKMIAHNTFGKIHQYYPLVSKEAYREKVFGSMLSNYFNNSMDNLVSFFVQKRNIDISELDALIKQIKKNKK